One region of Archocentrus centrarchus isolate MPI-CPG fArcCen1 chromosome 6, fArcCen1, whole genome shotgun sequence genomic DNA includes:
- the LOC115782092 gene encoding alpha-1,3-mannosyl-glycoprotein 4-beta-N-acetylglucosaminyltransferase C-like, whose product MRVMWKSVDKMRCFRKRSIFPFLGFLITFLLFFNLYMDDGYVLEAEKRQLGETLIHPPNSERYVHTFRDLSNFSGTINVTYRYLAGLPLPRKKYLTIGLSSVKRKKGNYLLETIKSIFDQSSYEELKEIVVVVHLADFDLVWCENLVQEITRKFAHHIIAGRLLVIQAPEEYYPSLDGLKRNYNDPEDRVRFRSKQNVDYAFLLNFCTNLSHFYMMLEDDVRCSRNFLTSLKKVITSREGSYWVMLEFSKLGYIGKLYHSRDLPRLAHFLLMFYQEMPCDWLLIHFRGLLAQKDVIRFKPSLFQHMGYYSSYKGAENKLKDDDFEEDSIDIPDNPPASLYTNINVFESYDATKAYSSIIDEYFWGKPPCTGDFFIIIFNKPTKISRIKILTGTEDRQNDILHHGALEVGQKSVETKQGRQCTSYITLGEFKVGNIEINNVDHKIGFDIECVRIVITASQKEWLIIRSVSLWTAQPVTQL is encoded by the exons ATGAGGGTAATGTGGAAGTCCGTGGACAAGATGAGGTGCTTCAGAAAACGATCCATCTTCCCTTTCCTCGGCTTTCTCATCacctttctgctctttttcaaCCTTTATATGGATGATGGATATGTGCTG GAGGCTGAAAAAAGACAGCTAGGAGAGACGCTGATCCATCCTCCAAACTCTGAAAGATATGTGCACACATTCAGAGACTTGTCCAATTTCTCTGGGACCATTAACGTGACGTACCGCTACCTTGCAGGACTTCCTTTGCCACGTAAAA AGTATCTGACCATTGGCTTGTCATCTGTcaagaggaaaaagggaaactACCTCCTGGAGACGATCAAATCCATATTTGATCAGTCCAGTTATGAGGAGCTGAAAGAGATTGTAGTTGTAGTCCACCTGGCGGACTTTGACCTGGTCTGGTGTGAGAACCTGGTGCAGGAAATCACCAGGAAGTTTGCTCACCACATCATAGCTGGACGTCTCTTGGTAATCCAAGCTCCAGAGGAGTACTATCCATCTCTGGACGGGCTGAAAAGGAACTACAACGACCCGGAGGACAGGGTCCGTTTCCGCTCCAAGCAGAACGTGGACTACGCTTTCCTCCTCAACTTCTGCACAAACCTCTCTCACTTCTACATGATGTTAGAGGATGATGTGCGCTGCTCCAGGAACTTCCTGACATCACTGAAGAAGGTGATCACTTCCAGAGAAGGTTCTTACTGGGTGATGTTGGAATTCTCCAAGCTGGGCTACATCGGGAAGCTGTATCACTCCAGAGACCTGCCACGCCTGGCTCATTTCCTCCTCATGTTCTACCAGGAAATGCCCTGCGACTGGCTCCTCATCCACTTCCGAGGTCTCCTGGCACAGAAGGACGTGATCCGCTTCAAGCCTTCACTGTTCCAGCACATGGGCTACTATTCCTCCTATAAAGGTGCAGAGAACAAGCTGAAGGATGATGACTTTGAGGAAGACTCCATAGACATTCCTGACAACCCCCCTGCCAGCCTTTACACAAACATCAATGTCTTTGAAAGCTATGACGCCACAAAGGCTTACAGTAGTATCATTGATGAGTATTTTTGGGGGAAACCTCCATGCACCGGAGACTTCTTTATCATTATCTTTAATAAACCAACGAAAATCAGCAGGATTAAAATCCTGACAGGCACAGAGGACAGACAAAATGACATTCTTCACCACGGAGCTCTGGAAGTAGGCCAGAAGTCTGTGGAAACTAAACAGGGCAGACAGTGCACATCCTACATCACACTGGGGGAGTTTAAAGTTGGAAACATTGAGATTAATAATGTGGACCACAAGATAGGCTTTGATATTGAATGCGTGCGAATTGTCATCACTGCCAGCCAGAAAGAATGGCTCATCATAAGAAGTGTCAGTTTATGGACCGCACAGCCTGTTACTCAGTTAtag